One genomic region from Halobacteriovorax vibrionivorans encodes:
- the rpmC gene encoding 50S ribosomal protein L29, whose amino-acid sequence MQKLDYKEVSGLSGKEIDAKVTEMRRAIFDMNMSKATSGIEKPHQLKIAKKNIAKLLTAKKAKGE is encoded by the coding sequence ATGCAAAAGTTAGATTATAAAGAAGTAAGCGGTTTAAGCGGTAAAGAAATTGATGCAAAAGTTACTGAAATGAGAAGAGCTATCTTCGATATGAACATGTCAAAAGCGACAAGTGGAATCGAAAAGCCTCATCAGCTAAAAATTGCAAAAAAGAATATTGCTAAATTATTAACAGCAAAGAAAGCTAAAGGTGAATAA
- the secY gene encoding preprotein translocase subunit SecY, giving the protein MSNAHGRLEELKKKVFFTFLLLVVYRLVAQIPVPGVDAQAISSYFAESGGGGLFDLINTFSGGAFKRFSVLALGIMPYITTSIIFSLLGEVIPQIQEMQEDSEGQKKIQKWTRYATVILCCIQGYSMAAVFETFVSPGGARVIPDPGMLFRVVTMITLAAGTMFLLWLGERITEFGLENGVSLIIFAGIAVELPTEVIQKITLFRNGEMGGLELLTFAAVIVVAFFVVAFIERAFRAIPVQYAKRVVNNRVYGGNQTLPMRVDTGGVMPPILASSLLAAPATFATFIPADSAFKPYFDTIQQSLYPGQLLFNILFGALIVYMTYFYAPIQFKTKKISEMLQKNNAFIPGIRPGDKTKEYLDTLLNRMSFFGALFLIVVCIVPSLITGAQTRFGGTSMLILVSVSVRVMMNVQSFMFADKYESSYKSKGKYNGNNRRF; this is encoded by the coding sequence ATGTCAAATGCTCATGGAAGACTTGAAGAGCTTAAGAAAAAAGTCTTTTTTACTTTTTTATTATTAGTAGTATATAGATTGGTTGCGCAAATCCCTGTTCCAGGGGTTGATGCGCAAGCAATTTCTTCATATTTTGCAGAATCTGGAGGCGGAGGTCTTTTCGATCTAATCAACACTTTTAGTGGTGGTGCCTTCAAGAGATTCTCAGTTTTAGCACTGGGGATTATGCCTTATATTACTACTTCTATTATCTTTTCTCTTCTTGGTGAGGTAATTCCTCAAATCCAAGAGATGCAGGAAGACTCAGAAGGACAAAAGAAAATACAAAAATGGACTAGGTATGCAACAGTAATACTCTGTTGCATACAGGGTTACTCAATGGCCGCTGTGTTTGAAACATTTGTTTCACCAGGTGGTGCTAGAGTTATTCCTGATCCAGGTATGCTTTTTAGAGTTGTTACAATGATTACTCTAGCTGCAGGGACAATGTTTCTTCTATGGCTAGGTGAGAGAATCACTGAATTTGGACTCGAAAATGGTGTATCACTGATTATTTTTGCTGGTATTGCAGTTGAGCTACCGACAGAAGTAATTCAGAAAATAACATTATTTAGAAACGGTGAAATGGGTGGTTTAGAGCTACTAACTTTCGCTGCTGTAATTGTTGTTGCGTTCTTCGTGGTTGCATTTATTGAAAGAGCCTTTAGAGCTATTCCAGTACAATATGCAAAAAGAGTTGTTAACAACAGAGTTTACGGAGGGAATCAAACACTTCCGATGAGAGTTGATACTGGTGGAGTTATGCCTCCTATCTTAGCATCTTCTCTACTTGCTGCACCTGCAACTTTTGCGACATTTATCCCAGCTGATAGTGCGTTTAAGCCATACTTTGATACTATTCAACAAAGTTTATACCCAGGGCAGTTACTATTTAATATCTTGTTTGGAGCTTTGATTGTGTATATGACTTATTTCTATGCACCAATTCAGTTCAAAACTAAGAAAATTTCCGAAATGCTACAAAAGAATAATGCATTCATCCCAGGAATTAGACCTGGTGATAAAACTAAAGAATATCTAGATACACTTTTAAATCGTATGTCATTCTTTGGGGCCTTATTCCTTATTGTTGTTTGTATTGTGCCTTCTTTAATTACAGGAGCTCAAACACGTTTCGGTGGAACATCTATGCTGATCCTTGTTTCAGTTTCAGTTAGAGTAATGATGAATGTGCAATCGTTTATGTTTGCTGACAAATATGAGTCATCATATAAGTCTAAAGGTAAATATAACGGAAATAACAGAAGGTTCTAG
- the rplF gene encoding 50S ribosomal protein L6, with protein sequence MSRVGKNPVIVPEKTQVSINGTTVSVKGPKGELEYTFNNLVTLSHEGNEVKVNPIDESKKSRAMWGTARQIISNMVTGVTDGFTRKLEFNGVGYKASVSGNTMTLNLGYSHPIEYVLPETVAAKVTKNEIELTGPNKELLGFAAAKIRSFRPPEPYKGKGVKYAEEHIVRKAGKSGGK encoded by the coding sequence ATGTCACGTGTAGGAAAAAACCCGGTAATAGTTCCTGAGAAAACTCAGGTATCAATAAACGGTACAACAGTATCGGTTAAAGGGCCTAAAGGTGAACTAGAGTATACTTTTAATAATTTAGTAACTCTTTCACATGAAGGTAACGAAGTAAAAGTAAACCCAATTGACGAGTCAAAAAAGTCTCGTGCAATGTGGGGTACAGCAAGACAAATCATCTCTAACATGGTAACAGGTGTTACTGATGGTTTTACAAGAAAGCTTGAGTTCAACGGTGTTGGTTACAAGGCGTCAGTAAGTGGAAACACAATGACACTTAACCTTGGTTACTCTCACCCAATCGAGTACGTTCTTCCAGAAACAGTTGCTGCAAAAGTAACTAAGAATGAGATTGAACTTACTGGACCAAATAAAGAGCTTCTTGGATTTGCTGCTGCAAAAATCCGTTCATTCAGACCACCAGAGCCATATAAAGGTAAAGGTGTTAAATACGCTGAAGAGCACATTGTTAGAAAAGCTGGTAAATCTGGCGGTAAGTAA
- the rplN gene encoding 50S ribosomal protein L14, with the protein MIQMQTKLEVADNSGAREVKCIKVLGGSKRMNANLGDIIVVAVQQALPGGKIKKGDVKKAVIVRTKYPIRREDGSYIRFDKNSVVILNNNNEPVGTRIFGPVARELRNRSFTKICSLAPEVL; encoded by the coding sequence ATGATTCAGATGCAAACTAAGTTAGAAGTTGCTGATAACTCTGGAGCTAGAGAAGTAAAGTGTATCAAGGTTCTTGGTGGTTCAAAAAGAATGAACGCAAATCTTGGTGACATTATTGTAGTAGCAGTTCAGCAAGCTCTTCCAGGTGGAAAAATTAAAAAGGGTGACGTTAAGAAAGCAGTTATCGTTAGAACTAAGTACCCAATTAGAAGAGAAGATGGTTCTTACATCAGATTTGATAAGAACAGTGTTGTAATTCTAAATAATAACAATGAACCAGTAGGGACACGTATTTTTGGTCCTGTAGCTAGAGAATTAAGAAACAGAAGTTTCACTAAGATCTGTTCTTTGGCCCCGGAAGTTCTATAA
- the rpsK gene encoding 30S ribosomal protein S11 has protein sequence MMVKKTASKKKVKKNITRGIAHIQCSFNNTIVTFTDMNGNAISWASAGQLGFRGSKKSTPFAAQMASMEAAKKAMEHGLSSVEVRVKGPGAGRENAVRAFIAAGLKITSVADRSPIPHNGCRAPKRRRV, from the coding sequence ATGATGGTTAAGAAAACAGCTTCAAAGAAAAAAGTAAAAAAGAACATCACGAGAGGTATCGCTCATATTCAGTGTTCTTTCAATAATACAATCGTAACATTCACAGATATGAATGGTAACGCAATTTCATGGGCGTCTGCAGGTCAGCTAGGTTTTAGAGGATCTAAGAAGTCGACTCCATTCGCGGCTCAAATGGCTTCAATGGAAGCAGCCAAGAAAGCTATGGAGCACGGACTATCAAGCGTTGAAGTAAGAGTTAAAGGTCCAGGTGCAGGTAGAGAAAATGCTGTAAGAGCATTCATCGCTGCAGGTCTGAAGATTACTTCTGTTGCTGATAGGTCACCAATCCCACACAACGGATGTCGTGCACCAAAAAGAAGAAGAGTATAA
- the rpsN gene encoding 30S ribosomal protein S14 yields the protein MARKAKIESNKKRAKLAEKYGALRKELKAAIINEKLSDEERFEAMIRLQKLPRNSAQIRVRNRCELTGRPRAFYRKFRLSRIQFRELALKGMIPGVTKSSW from the coding sequence ATGGCTAGAAAAGCGAAAATTGAAAGTAACAAGAAAAGAGCTAAGCTTGCTGAAAAATATGGTGCTTTAAGAAAAGAACTTAAGGCTGCTATCATCAACGAAAAACTTTCTGATGAAGAGAGATTTGAAGCGATGATCAGACTTCAAAAGCTTCCAAGAAATTCAGCTCAAATTAGAGTAAGAAATAGATGTGAACTGACTGGTCGTCCACGTGCTTTCTATAGAAAGTTCAGATTATCAAGAATTCAATTTAGAGAGTTAGCACTTAAAGGGATGATCCCAGGTGTAACTAAGTCAAGCTGGTGA
- the rpsE gene encoding 30S ribosomal protein S5: MDVELEERVVAVNRVAKVMKGGRRFSFSALMIVGDKKGRVGFGLGKAKEVPEAIRKATQAAQKSMISVPVDGGTIPHTVMGEFDAGQILFKPAAEGTGVKAAGACRSILELAGVKDVLTKSLRGNNPHNIVKATFDALAQLRSVEEVARVRGKEAKGLRIKG, from the coding sequence ATGGATGTTGAGCTTGAGGAAAGAGTTGTTGCTGTAAACAGAGTTGCAAAGGTTATGAAGGGTGGTAGAAGATTTTCTTTTAGTGCTCTAATGATCGTTGGTGATAAGAAAGGTCGCGTTGGTTTTGGTCTAGGGAAAGCAAAAGAAGTTCCTGAAGCAATCAGAAAAGCAACACAAGCGGCTCAAAAAAGTATGATTTCAGTACCTGTTGATGGTGGAACAATCCCACATACAGTTATGGGTGAGTTCGATGCTGGTCAGATCCTTTTCAAGCCTGCCGCAGAAGGTACAGGGGTTAAGGCTGCTGGTGCATGTCGTTCAATTCTTGAGCTTGCAGGTGTTAAAGACGTTCTAACTAAGTCACTTAGAGGTAATAACCCACACAATATCGTTAAGGCGACATTTGATGCTCTAGCACAACTAAGATCAGTTGAAGAAGTTGCAAGAGTACGTGGTAAAGAAGCTAAGGGCTTAAGAATTAAAGGTTAA
- the rpmD gene encoding 50S ribosomal protein L30, with translation MTAKTITVTLKKSTIKCNEKQKATVRGLGLRKTGTSKTLENTSAVRGMIKKVIHLLDIQE, from the coding sequence ATGACAGCGAAAACAATTACAGTTACATTGAAGAAAAGTACTATTAAGTGCAACGAAAAGCAAAAAGCTACAGTTAGAGGTCTAGGACTTAGAAAAACAGGTACATCTAAGACTTTAGAAAATACATCAGCTGTTAGAGGAATGATCAAAAAGGTAATTCACCTTTTAGACATCCAGGAATAA
- the rpsM gene encoding 30S ribosomal protein S13: MARILGVDIPRNKVMRIALQSIYGVGPKIAKEVLEKTNIDLNKSSNELTEEEANEIRLVLESEYTVEGDLRREVGLNIKRLKDLGCYRGIRHRKGLPVRGQRTSTNARTRKGPAVAIAGKKSIKSMK, encoded by the coding sequence ATGGCGAGAATTCTTGGTGTTGATATTCCTAGAAATAAGGTAATGAGAATTGCCCTGCAATCTATTTATGGTGTAGGACCAAAGATTGCTAAGGAAGTATTAGAAAAAACAAACATCGATTTAAACAAAAGTTCAAACGAACTTACTGAAGAAGAAGCAAATGAAATCAGACTTGTTCTTGAAAGTGAGTACACTGTAGAAGGTGACTTAAGAAGAGAAGTTGGTCTTAACATTAAGAGACTTAAAGATTTAGGTTGTTACAGAGGTATTAGACACAGAAAAGGTCTACCGGTAAGAGGTCAAAGAACTTCTACTAATGCTCGTACTCGTAAGGGGCCAGCAGTAGCAATCGCAGGTAAGAAGTCAATTAAGTCAATGAAGTAA
- the rplE gene encoding 50S ribosomal protein L5: MSRFRKLYNDEIKNKMTEKFGYKNVNQIPKLEKIVVNCCTRDAVTNSKVVQSIVKDLGTITGQKPVVAKARKSVAGFKVREGMPLGANVTLRGERMYEFLDRLVNITLPRVRDFRGVSSKGFDGQGNYTLGLKEQIIFPEISYDQIDKVRGLGISIVTTAGNNEEGRELLNLFGMPFNK, encoded by the coding sequence ATGAGTAGATTCAGAAAACTTTATAATGATGAAATTAAAAATAAAATGACTGAGAAGTTTGGTTATAAGAATGTTAACCAGATTCCTAAGCTAGAAAAGATAGTGGTTAACTGTTGTACAAGAGACGCAGTTACTAACTCTAAAGTTGTTCAGTCGATTGTTAAGGATCTTGGAACTATTACTGGTCAAAAGCCAGTTGTTGCAAAGGCTAGAAAGTCTGTTGCAGGTTTCAAAGTTAGAGAAGGTATGCCTCTAGGTGCAAATGTTACTCTTCGTGGTGAGAGAATGTACGAATTCCTTGATAGACTTGTTAATATTACTCTTCCAAGAGTTCGTGACTTTAGAGGTGTTTCTTCTAAAGGTTTCGATGGACAGGGTAATTATACTTTAGGTTTAAAAGAGCAGATTATTTTCCCAGAAATTTCTTACGATCAAATTGATAAAGTAAGAGGTCTAGGGATCTCAATCGTAACAACTGCTGGAAACAACGAAGAAGGTAGAGAGCTACTAAACCTTTTTGGTATGCCTTTCAACAAGTAA
- the rpsS gene encoding 30S ribosomal protein S19: MARSLKKGPFVDISLMKKALQMQEEGNKGNKVIKTWSRRSTIVPEFIGLTFAVHNGKKFIPVYVTDNMIGHKLGEFALTRTYYGHGADKKGKKK, translated from the coding sequence ATGGCCCGTTCACTTAAAAAAGGACCATTTGTTGATATTAGCTTAATGAAAAAAGCTCTACAAATGCAAGAAGAAGGTAATAAAGGTAACAAAGTGATCAAGACATGGTCTAGAAGATCAACGATTGTTCCTGAGTTTATTGGACTTACATTTGCCGTTCACAACGGTAAGAAATTCATACCAGTTTATGTTACAGACAATATGATCGGACATAAGTTAGGTGAATTTGCACTTACAAGAACTTACTATGGTCACGGTGCAGATAAGAAAGGCAAGAAAAAGTAG
- the rplV gene encoding 50S ribosomal protein L22 yields the protein MAITVRNSRVGIAPRKVRQVCDLIRKKKASEALKILRFQEKKEIALVLTKLINSGLAIAADSEKYDLDNLVVSIIKADEGPTLKRIQPRAQGRAFRIRKRTSHITVELKEA from the coding sequence ATGGCCATTACAGTTAGAAACAGTAGAGTTGGTATCGCGCCAAGAAAAGTAAGACAGGTTTGCGATCTAATTAGAAAGAAGAAAGCTTCTGAAGCGTTAAAGATTTTACGTTTCCAAGAGAAGAAAGAAATTGCACTTGTTTTAACAAAATTAATTAATAGTGGATTAGCAATCGCAGCTGATTCTGAAAAATATGATTTAGACAACTTAGTTGTTTCAATCATTAAAGCGGACGAAGGTCCAACTTTAAAGCGTATCCAGCCAAGAGCTCAGGGTCGCGCATTCAGAATTAGAAAAAGAACTAGTCACATAACAGTTGAACTAAAAGAAGCATAG
- the rpsC gene encoding 30S ribosomal protein S3 — MGQKVHPYGFRLGYIKSWHSNWFANDQEYGETLHEDLAIRNYIEKNMKNASVANIELSRTSNQVKVTVYTAKPGVAIGKKGAGIEKIRNDLKKLTKGTLIFNIAEVKRPDAEAKLIAENIAGQLEKRVAFRRAMKKVMQSAFRAGVKGIRVRTAGRLGGAEMARAEGYTERKVPLHTLRADIDYNTAEAQTTYGIIGVKVWVYKGEIYK; from the coding sequence ATGGGACAAAAAGTACATCCATACGGTTTTAGATTAGGTTATATTAAGTCATGGCACTCAAATTGGTTTGCTAACGATCAAGAATACGGTGAAACACTTCACGAAGATCTTGCAATTAGAAACTACATTGAAAAGAACATGAAGAATGCTTCTGTAGCTAACATCGAGTTATCAAGAACTTCAAACCAGGTTAAGGTTACTGTTTATACAGCTAAGCCAGGTGTAGCAATTGGTAAAAAAGGTGCAGGAATTGAGAAAATTAGAAACGACCTTAAGAAACTTACTAAAGGGACTCTAATCTTCAATATTGCAGAAGTTAAAAGACCAGATGCAGAAGCAAAGTTAATTGCTGAGAATATCGCAGGTCAGCTTGAGAAACGTGTAGCTTTCAGAAGAGCAATGAAGAAAGTTATGCAGTCAGCATTCAGAGCTGGTGTTAAAGGTATTCGTGTTAGAACAGCAGGTCGTTTAGGCGGAGCTGAGATGGCAAGAGCAGAAGGTTATACAGAGAGAAAAGTTCCTCTACACACTCTTAGAGCAGATATTGATTACAACACTGCTGAAGCACAAACAACATACGGTATTATCGGTGTTAAAGTTTGGGTTTATAAGGGTGAGATTTACAAGTAG
- the rplX gene encoding 50S ribosomal protein L24: MQKLKVNDNVVVLTGKDRGKTGEVKKINFKTKVVYVGGVNLVKKAIKPTQENPAGGIVDIEAPLHISNVAVVSPKTKKATRVRFEEKDGKKVRVAVSCGSELS, encoded by the coding sequence ATGCAAAAGCTAAAAGTTAATGATAATGTTGTAGTTTTAACAGGAAAAGACAGAGGCAAAACTGGTGAAGTTAAGAAAATTAATTTCAAGACCAAAGTTGTTTATGTTGGTGGTGTTAATCTAGTAAAAAAAGCAATTAAACCAACTCAAGAGAACCCAGCAGGCGGTATCGTTGATATCGAAGCGCCTCTTCACATCTCTAATGTTGCTGTTGTAAGCCCAAAAACAAAAAAGGCTACAAGAGTAAGATTTGAAGAAAAAGATGGAAAGAAAGTTAGAGTCGCTGTTTCTTGTGGATCAGAACTGAGTTAA
- the rpmJ gene encoding 50S ribosomal protein L36: MKVRASVKPMCKDCKVIKRKNVLRVVCKNPKHKQRQG; this comes from the coding sequence ATGAAAGTTAGAGCATCAGTGAAACCGATGTGTAAAGATTGTAAAGTTATTAAAAGAAAAAACGTACTTAGAGTTGTATGTAAAAACCCTAAGCACAAGCAAAGACAAGGCTAA
- the rpsH gene encoding 30S ribosomal protein S8, with protein sequence MTDPISDMLTRIRNAINAGHDRVEFPASKMKAGVCKVMKDEGYIRSFKIIAKSQSDIRIKVLLKDNAIVGLQRVSKPGLRQYRGYKDISRVISGLGTSILSTSKGIISDREARATKVGGEVICNIW encoded by the coding sequence ATGACTGATCCTATTTCAGATATGTTAACAAGAATTAGAAATGCAATTAATGCTGGACACGATAGAGTTGAGTTCCCAGCATCAAAAATGAAAGCTGGTGTTTGTAAAGTTATGAAGGACGAAGGATATATTCGTTCATTCAAAATTATTGCAAAAAGCCAGTCAGATATAAGAATTAAAGTACTACTAAAAGATAACGCTATTGTTGGTCTTCAAAGAGTATCTAAGCCAGGTCTAAGACAGTACCGTGGTTATAAAGATATCTCTAGAGTAATCAGTGGTCTAGGTACTTCAATCCTATCAACTTCTAAAGGAATTATTTCTGATAGAGAAGCGAGAGCGACAAAAGTTGGTGGTGAAGTAATCTGTAATATTTGGTAG
- the rplO gene encoding 50S ribosomal protein L15: MLTLNNLKSPKGAHKNIKRIGRGQGSGQGTQAGKGHKGQKARAGGGVRTGFEGGNMPLYMRLPKRGFSNAPFKTVYAEVSLATLEAKFDGGDVTKEALIEKGILKGADKRRPVKILANGELSKSLNFVNIEKFSKSAQEAIEKAGGKIATK, from the coding sequence ATGTTAACTTTAAATAACTTAAAAAGCCCAAAGGGTGCACATAAGAACATCAAGAGAATTGGTCGTGGACAAGGTTCAGGACAAGGTACTCAAGCTGGTAAAGGTCATAAAGGTCAAAAAGCTCGTGCCGGTGGTGGTGTAAGAACTGGTTTCGAAGGTGGGAACATGCCATTATACATGCGTCTACCAAAGAGAGGATTTTCTAACGCTCCATTTAAAACAGTATATGCTGAAGTTTCTCTAGCTACTCTAGAAGCGAAATTTGATGGCGGAGACGTTACAAAAGAAGCTTTAATTGAGAAGGGTATTCTTAAGGGTGCGGATAAAAGACGTCCTGTGAAAATTCTTGCTAACGGAGAGCTTTCAAAATCGTTAAATTTTGTTAATATTGAAAAGTTTTCTAAGAGTGCACAAGAAGCAATCGAGAAAGCTGGTGGAAAAATAGCAACAAAATAA
- a CDS encoding adenylate kinase has translation MSPQLILIGAPGSGKGTQAKKIVNELGYNHVSTGDLLRAEVAKGSELGTKIKEVMDSGELVSDELVLDLLKANCAVDKSTYIFDGYPRNLVQAKDLDSALLGGVKSLAVYFEVNIDTLVERIVNRRVAPKSGEIYNLKTKPPKVDGKCDVSGEDLVHRKDDNEETVRTRMKVFTDNIEPVLEYYESQGRLVKVDATKDLDAIFEDIKKVVK, from the coding sequence ATGTCGCCACAGTTAATACTTATTGGAGCACCCGGTTCAGGTAAAGGTACTCAAGCTAAAAAGATTGTAAACGAACTTGGTTACAATCATGTTTCTACAGGTGATCTTCTGCGTGCAGAAGTTGCTAAAGGAAGTGAGCTAGGTACTAAAATCAAAGAAGTAATGGACTCTGGTGAGTTAGTTAGTGACGAGCTTGTATTAGATTTATTAAAAGCAAATTGTGCTGTTGATAAATCGACATATATTTTTGACGGTTATCCACGTAATTTAGTACAAGCTAAAGATCTTGATAGTGCTCTATTGGGTGGAGTTAAGTCATTAGCTGTTTATTTTGAAGTCAATATCGATACTTTAGTTGAGAGAATTGTAAATCGTCGTGTCGCTCCTAAGAGTGGTGAGATTTATAACCTTAAAACTAAACCACCGAAAGTTGATGGAAAGTGTGATGTAAGTGGTGAAGACCTTGTGCATCGCAAAGATGATAATGAAGAAACTGTAAGAACAAGAATGAAGGTTTTTACAGACAATATTGAGCCTGTACTTGAGTATTATGAGTCACAGGGAAGACTAGTTAAGGTAGACGCAACCAAAGACCTTGACGCTATTTTTGAAGATATAAAAAAAGTTGTTAAATAA
- the rpsQ gene encoding 30S ribosomal protein S17, which translates to MSTKTFKRKLDGVVVSVKNDKTVVVNVARRFKHPVYSKFVTKTKKYHAHNESFEASLGDNVTIIESKPYSKLKKWELLKVNK; encoded by the coding sequence ATGAGTACAAAAACGTTTAAAAGAAAGCTAGATGGTGTAGTTGTTTCTGTAAAGAATGATAAAACTGTAGTTGTTAACGTTGCTAGACGTTTTAAGCACCCTGTATACAGTAAGTTCGTTACAAAAACTAAGAAATACCATGCTCATAACGAAAGTTTTGAAGCAAGTCTAGGTGACAATGTAACAATTATTGAAAGTAAACCTTATTCAAAACTCAAAAAGTGGGAACTGTTAAAGGTAAATAAGTAA
- the rplP gene encoding 50S ribosomal protein L16 — translation MLSPKKVKWRKQQKGRMKGKANRGNTITFGEFAIQALSCGYITNRQIEAARIAMTRKIKRGGNVWIKIFPDKVLTKKPAEVRMGKGKGSPDSWVAVVKPGRVMFEIKHTDPELSKQALKLAMYKLPVKTRIISREQQEL, via the coding sequence ATGTTAAGTCCAAAAAAAGTAAAGTGGCGTAAGCAGCAGAAAGGAAGAATGAAAGGGAAAGCAAACCGTGGAAATACTATCACGTTCGGCGAATTTGCTATACAAGCCCTGTCATGTGGGTATATAACTAACCGTCAGATTGAAGCTGCCCGTATTGCAATGACAAGAAAGATCAAAAGAGGTGGTAACGTTTGGATCAAAATCTTTCCAGATAAAGTCCTAACTAAGAAGCCAGCTGAAGTTCGTATGGGGAAAGGTAAAGGTTCTCCAGATTCTTGGGTTGCAGTAGTAAAACCAGGAAGAGTAATGTTTGAAATTAAGCATACTGATCCTGAGCTAAGTAAACAAGCACTTAAGCTTGCTATGTACAAGCTGCCTGTTAAAACTAGAATCATTTCTAGAGAGCAACAGGAACTTTAA
- the infA gene encoding translation initiation factor IF-1: protein MSNQETIEVEGEVTELLPNTKFKVKLPNGHSVIAHISGKMRMHFIKILPGDKVLVEISKYDLTKGRITYRSKKR from the coding sequence ATGAGTAATCAGGAAACTATTGAGGTTGAAGGGGAAGTTACTGAGCTTCTTCCTAATACTAAATTTAAAGTCAAGCTACCGAATGGACATTCGGTAATTGCCCACATTAGTGGAAAAATGAGAATGCACTTTATTAAAATTTTACCTGGAGATAAGGTCCTTGTTGAAATCAGCAAGTATGATCTAACGAAGGGAAGAATTACATATAGAAGTAAAAAACGCTAG
- the rplR gene encoding 50S ribosomal protein L18: protein MIRKPYGKAGKASTARRIRRKLAIRKKVAGNAERPRLSVNRTNKHITVQVIDDEANKTLFSVQTYGKNAVEGKCNVAGAQLVGAKLAENLKAKNISTAVFDRNGLKYHGVIKAVVESARENGIQI, encoded by the coding sequence ATGATTAGAAAACCTTATGGTAAAGCTGGTAAAGCAAGTACAGCTAGAAGAATTAGAAGAAAACTTGCAATTCGTAAAAAAGTTGCTGGTAATGCAGAAAGACCACGTCTATCTGTAAACCGTACAAACAAGCACATCACTGTACAAGTTATTGATGATGAAGCTAACAAGACTCTTTTCAGTGTTCAAACTTATGGTAAGAACGCAGTAGAAGGAAAGTGTAATGTTGCAGGTGCTCAACTTGTAGGTGCTAAACTTGCTGAAAACTTAAAAGCTAAGAATATTTCAACTGCTGTTTTCGACAGAAACGGACTTAAATACCACGGTGTAATTAAAGCTGTTGTTGAATCTGCTAGAGAAAATGGAATTCAAATTTAG